The Leucobacter viscericola sequence ATCGACCTTGTCAACGTGGCACAGTCAGAGATCTACGGTGTTACCGGTGAGGCGCAGGGCGAAGACTACGTTCCCCTTCACCTTGCCGTCGATGCGGCGCTCGAAGAGATCAACAAGGCGAACAGCTCCGAGGGCGGCATGCTCGGCGTGCCAACCGGCTTCAGCGAGCTTGACGCCATGACCAACGGTTTTGCGGGTGGCCAGATGATCATCATCGCGGCCCGACCCGCAATGGGTAAGTCGACGCTCGCGATGGACGTTGCCCGCAACGCCTCGGTGCACGCCAACGCGCCGACCGTCTTCTTCTCGCTCGAAATGGGGCGCGCCGAGATCGCGATGCGCTTGCTCGCGGCTGAGGCGAGCATCCCGATGCAGACCCTGCGTAAGGGCTCGCTCGACAACCGTGACTTTCAGAAGCTTGCTGCAACACAGGCCCGTGTCGCAGAGGCGCCGCTCTTCATTGATGACAGCCCGAACCTCACACTCGTTGAGATCCGCGCCAAGTGCCGACGCCTCAAGCAGCAGCACGGCCTCAGAATGGTCGTCATTGACTACCTGCAGCTGCTTTCCAGCGGTAAGAAGTCAGAGAGTCGTCAGCAAGAGGTCTCCGAGTTCTCGCGTGCGCTGAAGCTGCTCTCGAAAGAGCTCGATGTGCCGGTGATCGCGCTCTCGCAGCTGAACCGTGCCTCAGAGCAGCGCGCCGACAAGATGCCAGCGATCAGCGACCTTCGTGAATCGGGCTCGCTGGAGCAGGACGCCGATATGGTGATTCTGCTGCATCGTGAGGCTGTGGGGGATCGGGATAGCCCGCGCGCGGGTGAAGCCGACTTCATTCTGGCCAAGCAGCGTAACGGACCAACCGGCACGGTTACCGTGGCCTTCCAGGGTCATTACTCGCGCTTCCGCGATATGCCACAAGGGGTTTGAGCTTGTGGCGCATCCCGCAAGCCGAGATGTGCTGGCCCCAAGTTCGGGAGCCGGCACAGGGCATGGCGCCCTCACGGGCTAAGCCACAGCGCGGCAAGGTAGAGTAGTTGCAGTCTGAGGGAAGGGAAGCCATGGCAGCAGAGACATCAACTGTCACTCCTTCGCAGACCCCACTTCCCCCGCGCTCCGTTCGCCTCGTGCGGGTGGGCGTTCTGGCGGTCGTTGGCATTGTCATCGCGTTCTCCGCGACACTGCACGAGCAACTCGGCTTTGACGTGCTGGTTGCTGCTGTCGCAGTGGGCGCCGTTGGTATCGCGCACGTCATCGAGTGGGTTTCGATTCGCGCCACCGCAGGCAACACGGTTCCTCTGCTGCTTGGCGTCATTGGCCTCGCTGCTGCCATTGGGCTTGCGTTCGTTTCGACCACGATCGGCTTCGCCATCGTCATTGCCGCTTGGGCCCTCGCGAGTGCGCTGCTCGAGTTCATCGGGGCGGCAACTCGCCCCGGCACTCGCCAAGACGCGACGCTGCTCGGCGCACTCGGTGTGCTGCTCGCCATGCTTGTTCTGTTTGTTCGAGAAGACCAGGTCGCGATCCTCGGCTTCCTCGGCACCTACGCAATTGTCGCCGCGGTCTTCCTCGGCATTTCAGCCTTTGACAACGGCCGCGCGGCCGCAAAGCGCACTCACAACTCAGCTTCGGCCACCCAGGCCTAACCCCACCCACTGCAGTACGTAGAAAGCACACGATGACCCAGACGCCCGAGCCCGCATCCCAGAACCCTGTGACCCCGTCACGCCGGGATCGCCTGCGACCGCTTGAACTCGTCGGCTTCGCTGGCGTGCTTGCCGTGTTCGCCGGTCTCATCGTGCTCATGGCTACGCGCGACATTTTGCTCGCCGCTATTAGCCTCGGTATTGCGTTTATCGCATCCGTCATCATGGTTGCACTGGTCGGCCTCGGCAAGAAGCCAAGCCAGGAAGACATTGTGGCACGCGGGGATCTGCAGCACCCCGAAGATGACAAAAACTGGCACTAGCGGGGGAGCCCTCAGCCAGCACTAGCGGGGGAGTCGCCTCGCCCAGGCCCTGGCATCGCGACTTGAGAGTGCGAGCAGCACCAGAATGTCGAGCGCCAAGGTCAGCAGTGTTGTGCGAACGGTGATCTCTTCGCCGTTCACAAAGTAATCGATCGCCGAGACCGTGATGCTCAGTGTGGTCCACACCATCACGAGCACACGTGCCGTGTTACTGCCGCGCCA is a genomic window containing:
- the dnaB gene encoding replicative DNA helicase, with product MSIAHLGIPDPFVEDQHRGHERMPPYDLLAEQSALGGMLLSKDAVADVTGLVKGVDFYVPKHEVIYEAVLALYSRGEPTDVITVTDELTKTGELQRAGGAEYLHSVTSIVPTAANASFYAEIVAEKALLRRLVEAGTRIVQMGYAGEGEAIDLVNVAQSEIYGVTGEAQGEDYVPLHLAVDAALEEINKANSSEGGMLGVPTGFSELDAMTNGFAGGQMIIIAARPAMGKSTLAMDVARNASVHANAPTVFFSLEMGRAEIAMRLLAAEASIPMQTLRKGSLDNRDFQKLAATQARVAEAPLFIDDSPNLTLVEIRAKCRRLKQQHGLRMVVIDYLQLLSSGKKSESRQQEVSEFSRALKLLSKELDVPVIALSQLNRASEQRADKMPAISDLRESGSLEQDADMVILLHREAVGDRDSPRAGEADFILAKQRNGPTGTVTVAFQGHYSRFRDMPQGV
- a CDS encoding ABC transporter ATP-binding protein gives rise to the protein MTQTPEPASQNPVTPSRRDRLRPLELVGFAGVLAVFAGLIVLMATRDILLAAISLGIAFIASVIMVALVGLGKKPSQEDIVARGDLQHPEDDKNWH